A DNA window from Carnobacterium funditum DSM 5970 contains the following coding sequences:
- the arsB gene encoding ACR3 family arsenite efflux transporter, which produces MKEQESPRGIGFFEKYLTIWVGICMIVGILIGVYLPAIPNFLSNFEYASVSIPVAILIWLMIYPMMLKVDFNSIKKVGENPRGLIVTWVSNWLIKPFTMYAIALFFFNVVFKDFISPDLAKEYLAGAVLLGAAPCTAMVFVWSHLTKGNPAYTLVQVATNDLIILVGFVPIVGFLLGMSNISIPWGTLFLSVFLFVVIPLAAGVISRTMITKNKGLEYFEKTFIPKFNNVTIVGLLLTLIIIFSFQGKTIVENPLNIILIAIPLIIQTFLIFFIAYLWARAWKLPHDIAAPAGMIGASNFFELAVAVAISIFGLGSGAALATVVGVLVEVPVMLQLVKIVNNTRGWFPNPVKEQ; this is translated from the coding sequence GTGAAAGAACAAGAAAGCCCAAGGGGTATTGGTTTTTTTGAAAAATATCTGACAATATGGGTAGGTATATGTATGATAGTCGGTATTTTAATTGGTGTTTATCTTCCAGCCATACCGAACTTTTTAAGTAATTTTGAATATGCAAGTGTTTCGATACCGGTAGCCATTCTAATATGGCTGATGATTTACCCGATGATGTTAAAGGTAGATTTTAATAGTATCAAAAAGGTAGGAGAAAATCCTAGAGGACTGATAGTGACATGGGTATCAAACTGGTTGATTAAACCTTTTACGATGTATGCAATAGCGCTATTTTTCTTCAATGTGGTATTTAAAGACTTTATCTCGCCAGATTTAGCAAAAGAATATCTAGCAGGAGCTGTTCTTTTAGGTGCAGCACCTTGTACCGCTATGGTATTTGTTTGGAGTCATTTAACCAAAGGAAATCCGGCTTATACTCTTGTCCAAGTAGCAACTAACGATTTAATTATCTTAGTTGGCTTCGTTCCGATAGTTGGCTTTTTATTAGGAATGAGCAATATATCCATACCTTGGGGGACGTTGTTCCTTTCTGTCTTTTTATTTGTGGTTATCCCTCTGGCAGCAGGCGTTATTTCAAGAACAATGATAACGAAAAATAAAGGATTAGAGTACTTTGAAAAAACGTTTATTCCAAAATTTAATAATGTAACGATTGTTGGATTGTTATTAACGTTAATCATTATCTTCTCTTTTCAAGGGAAAACGATTGTCGAGAATCCACTTAATATTATCCTGATTGCAATACCACTAATTATCCAGACTTTCTTAATTTTTTTCATTGCTTATTTGTGGGCAAGAGCTTGGAAGTTGCCACATGATATTGCTGCGCCAGCAGGAATGATAGGAGCATCGAATTTCTTTGAATTAGCAGTAGCAGTGGCCATCTCCATTTTCGGATTGGGATCTGGAGCAGCACTTGCAACAGTAGTAGGTGTTTTAGTTGAAGTTCCAGTCATGCTTCAATTGGTTAAGATAGTCAATAATACAAGAGGTTGGTTCCCCAACCCTGTAAAGGAACAGTAG
- a CDS encoding ArsR/SmtB family transcription factor codes for MILKGEKVVENVFKVLGDQNRLRIINLLRKEALCVCEIEVILDTTQSNVSRHLTRLRNEKIVIFEKKSQWTYYQIDPAFIKYNKLLYDYLIEKMETNDTFIRDQEKLSSYTKSDLTCDNIAEINKIK; via the coding sequence ATGATATTGAAAGGAGAAAAAGTAGTGGAGAACGTATTCAAGGTACTTGGAGACCAAAACAGACTAAGAATAATCAATTTACTTAGAAAAGAAGCGTTATGTGTTTGTGAGATTGAAGTTATTTTAGATACAACTCAATCCAATGTATCAAGACATTTGACTAGACTTAGGAACGAAAAAATTGTCATTTTTGAAAAAAAATCCCAATGGACATATTATCAGATTGATCCAGCATTTATTAAATACAACAAATTACTCTATGACTATTTAATAGAAAAAATGGAAACAAATGATACATTTATAAGAGATCAAGAAAAATTATCAAGTTATACAAAGAGCGATTTAACATGTGACAATATAGCTGAAATAAATAAAATAAAATGA
- a CDS encoding diacylglycerol kinase, whose protein sequence is MRARIIYNPTSGRELVKRNLVDILQIYENAGYETSAFETTAKKYSALHEATRAAKAGFELIVAAGGDGTINEVVNGIAELEKRPKIAIIPAGTTNDYARALHIPRNNLIEAAKLIQKKETVKMDIGKAVMAEKESYFINIGGGGLLTELTYDVPSTLKSVFGSLAYFVKGAEMLPRIKPIPMHIEYDEGTYEGTASMFFIALTNSVGGFEQIAPDALLDDGKFTMIVVKTASQIEILHLVALLLNGGKHIDHPSILYAKTSKIHARPADDSRMMINLDGEYGGDAPVTFINLYQHIEIIANSDDISATGYTIDPIEESEEEAFIKEVEGLTELDISGDRIVS, encoded by the coding sequence ATGCGTGCCAGAATTATTTATAATCCAACTTCGGGACGGGAGCTAGTCAAACGTAACTTAGTGGATATTCTTCAAATATATGAAAACGCCGGATATGAAACCAGCGCTTTTGAAACAACAGCAAAAAAATATTCAGCACTTCATGAAGCAACCAGAGCAGCTAAGGCAGGTTTTGAATTAATCGTAGCTGCTGGTGGAGATGGGACAATCAATGAAGTCGTAAATGGAATTGCTGAATTAGAAAAAAGACCGAAAATAGCCATTATACCTGCTGGGACAACGAATGACTACGCAAGGGCTTTGCATATTCCGAGAAACAACTTGATAGAGGCAGCTAAGTTGATACAAAAGAAAGAAACAGTTAAAATGGATATTGGAAAAGCCGTCATGGCTGAAAAAGAAAGCTACTTTATCAATATTGGTGGAGGAGGACTTTTAACAGAATTAACCTATGATGTTCCATCAACGCTAAAATCTGTTTTTGGTTCATTAGCTTATTTTGTTAAAGGAGCAGAAATGCTGCCACGGATTAAACCGATTCCTATGCATATCGAATACGATGAAGGCACTTATGAAGGCACAGCTTCAATGTTTTTTATAGCGCTAACCAATTCAGTGGGCGGTTTTGAACAAATTGCTCCTGATGCTTTATTAGATGATGGAAAGTTCACGATGATTGTCGTGAAAACAGCCAGTCAAATTGAAATTCTCCATTTAGTTGCGTTGCTATTGAATGGTGGAAAGCATATTGACCACCCAAGTATTTTATACGCAAAAACGAGTAAAATTCATGCCAGACCAGCAGATGATTCCAGGATGATGATTAATTTAGATGGCGAATATGGTGGAGATGCTCCAGTTACGTTTATTAACTTATATCAACACATCGAAATCATTGCAAACAGTGATGATATCAGTGCGACTGGCTATACCATTGATCCTATTGAAGAATCTGAAGAAGAAGCCTTCATTAAGGAAGTAGAAGGACTGACTGAATTAGATATTAGTGGAGACCGAATCGTTTCTTGA
- the rlmD gene encoding 23S rRNA (uracil(1939)-C(5))-methyltransferase RlmD, which translates to MKNNKTIPVQKNEKHTVKIEDLTHEGMGVAKIDGYPLFIEDALPGEEMEVKIHKTGKSFGYAKSMKRLTSSQNRVEIKDENFTRAGITPLQHIHYPAQLAFKKQQIKNVMKRIAKVSDVKILDTKGMTEPWGYRNKASVPVRKIGDKLMTGFFRKNSHDLIAMENFYIQDPKIDEAIVKVRDIMRTYNVKPYNEKDNTGNLRHIIVRRGYYTGEMMIVLVTRTAKLFPASKIIPDITEALPEVVSVVQNVNPTRTNTILGEEAIVMFGEDKYTDTLLGKKYEISHRSFYQVNPTQTEKLYNVVLDFAALTGEETVIDAYSGIGTITLTLADNAKHVYGIESVEQAVENARTNAKLNNVENVTFEAGLAEEVMVEWSKEGRKADLVVVDPPRKGLEEAFINAVIEMQPAKMIYVSCNPATLARDVALLADGGYIAEKIQPVDLFPQTSHVESVTLLSRTTAK; encoded by the coding sequence ATGAAAAATAACAAGACAATACCCGTTCAAAAAAACGAAAAACACACAGTTAAGATTGAAGATTTAACACATGAAGGTATGGGAGTAGCGAAAATAGATGGCTACCCACTATTTATTGAAGATGCTTTACCTGGTGAAGAGATGGAAGTTAAAATTCACAAAACCGGTAAATCTTTTGGTTATGCAAAAAGTATGAAACGTTTGACTTCTAGTCAAAACCGCGTTGAGATAAAAGACGAAAACTTTACACGTGCTGGAATTACACCATTGCAACACATCCATTACCCAGCTCAATTAGCTTTCAAAAAACAACAAATTAAAAATGTCATGAAACGTATCGCTAAAGTCTCTGATGTAAAAATTCTTGATACAAAAGGCATGACTGAGCCTTGGGGATACCGCAATAAAGCGTCTGTTCCAGTAAGAAAAATTGGCGACAAGTTAATGACAGGATTTTTCCGTAAAAATAGCCATGATTTAATTGCAATGGAGAATTTTTACATTCAAGATCCTAAAATTGATGAAGCAATTGTTAAAGTTCGTGACATTATGCGTACGTACAATGTCAAACCTTACAATGAAAAAGACAACACGGGTAACTTACGCCATATTATTGTGCGTCGTGGCTATTACACAGGTGAGATGATGATCGTTCTTGTAACAAGAACAGCTAAATTATTCCCTGCAAGTAAAATTATTCCAGATATCACAGAGGCATTGCCTGAAGTAGTCAGTGTCGTTCAAAATGTGAACCCAACTCGTACAAATACTATTCTTGGTGAGGAAGCCATTGTAATGTTTGGCGAAGATAAATACACAGATACGTTACTTGGGAAAAAATATGAAATTTCACATCGTTCATTCTACCAAGTAAACCCAACACAAACAGAAAAATTATACAACGTTGTGTTAGATTTTGCTGCATTAACAGGTGAAGAAACGGTTATTGATGCCTACAGTGGTATCGGAACCATTACTTTAACTCTAGCAGACAACGCAAAACACGTTTATGGAATTGAATCTGTTGAACAAGCTGTTGAAAATGCAAGAACAAACGCTAAATTAAATAATGTTGAAAATGTTACATTTGAAGCAGGATTAGCTGAAGAAGTGATGGTTGAGTGGAGTAAAGAAGGCCGTAAAGCTGATTTAGTCGTAGTAGATCCACCACGTAAAGGGCTAGAGGAAGCGTTTATTAATGCGGTCATAGAAATGCAACCAGCTAAAATGATTTATGTGAGTTGTAACCCAGCAACATTAGCACGTGACGTCGCTTTATTAGCAGATGGCGGCTATATAGCTGAAAAAATTCAGCCAGTAGACTTATTCCCACAAACAAGTCATGTAGAGAGTGTGACATTGTTGTCACGTACAACTGCTAAATAG
- the gatB gene encoding Asp-tRNA(Asn)/Glu-tRNA(Gln) amidotransferase subunit GatB yields the protein MNFETVIGLEVHVELKTESKMFSPSPAHFGAEPNTNTNVIDWGYPGVLPVINEQAVEYAMKAAMALNCEISTDTKFDRKNYFYPDNPKAYQISQFDKPIGHDGWIDIEVEGKQKRIRIERVHLEEDAGKNNHGTDGYSYVDLNRQGTPLIEIVSEADMRSPEEAYAYLEALKQIVQYTGVSDVKMEEGSMRCDANVSLRPIGQETFGTKAELKNLNSFNFVRRGLAFEEVRQEKVLLSGGIIEQETRRYDETTGATILMRIKEGSDDYRYFPEPDLPNLVIDDTWIEKVKNSIPEMPSERRIRYVKDFGLSDYDAMVMTATKEMSDFFEETLAKKVDAKQASNWLMGEVSAYVNSEKIELHDTKLTPENLAGMINLIADGTISSKIAKKVFQELIQKGGSAQEVVEKNGWIQLSDPSKLIPMVNEVLDKNPQSIEDFKNGKDRAIGFLVGQIMKATKGQANPGIVNKLLNEELAKR from the coding sequence ATGAATTTTGAAACAGTCATCGGACTTGAAGTACACGTAGAATTAAAAACAGAATCAAAAATGTTCTCACCATCTCCAGCACATTTTGGTGCAGAACCCAATACCAATACAAACGTAATAGACTGGGGTTACCCTGGAGTATTGCCTGTAATCAATGAACAAGCTGTAGAGTACGCAATGAAGGCTGCTATGGCCTTAAATTGCGAAATTTCAACAGATACTAAATTCGACCGTAAAAACTATTTCTATCCAGATAATCCAAAAGCCTACCAAATTTCACAATTTGATAAGCCTATTGGGCACGATGGTTGGATTGACATTGAAGTCGAAGGCAAACAAAAACGTATTCGCATTGAGCGTGTTCATTTAGAAGAAGATGCTGGTAAAAACAACCACGGAACAGATGGTTATTCCTATGTCGATTTAAACCGTCAAGGCACACCATTGATTGAAATCGTATCTGAAGCAGATATGCGTTCACCAGAAGAAGCTTACGCTTATTTAGAAGCTCTTAAACAAATTGTACAATACACTGGAGTCAGTGATGTGAAGATGGAAGAAGGCTCGATGCGTTGTGATGCGAACGTTTCATTGCGTCCAATTGGGCAAGAAACTTTTGGAACAAAAGCTGAATTAAAAAACTTGAATTCATTCAACTTTGTTCGTCGTGGATTAGCCTTTGAAGAAGTCCGTCAAGAAAAAGTCTTATTATCTGGTGGAATCATTGAACAAGAAACACGTCGTTACGATGAAACAACAGGTGCAACGATTTTGATGAGAATTAAAGAAGGATCAGACGATTACCGTTATTTCCCGGAACCAGATCTGCCTAATTTAGTTATCGATGATACGTGGATTGAAAAAGTGAAAAATAGCATCCCAGAAATGCCATCAGAACGCCGTATTCGCTATGTAAAAGACTTCGGATTATCCGATTATGATGCCATGGTTATGACGGCAACAAAAGAAATGTCAGATTTCTTTGAAGAAACACTAGCTAAGAAAGTTGATGCCAAACAAGCTTCCAACTGGTTAATGGGTGAAGTTTCAGCATATGTAAACAGTGAAAAAATAGAATTACATGATACGAAATTAACACCAGAAAACTTAGCCGGCATGATTAATTTGATTGCCGATGGCACAATTAGTTCAAAAATAGCTAAAAAAGTCTTCCAAGAACTCATTCAAAAAGGCGGTAGCGCTCAAGAAGTTGTGGAAAAAAATGGTTGGATTCAACTAAGCGATCCTTCAAAATTAATTCCAATGGTTAACGAAGTACTGGATAAAAATCCTCAATCTATTGAAGATTTCAAAAACGGAAAAGATCGAGCAATCGGTTTCTTGGTTGGACAAATTATGAAAGCTACTAAAGGACAAGCCAATCCAGGGATTGTAAACAAGCTATTGAATGAAGAGTTAGCAAAGCGTTAA
- a CDS encoding DUF2294 domain-containing protein gives MTKGQIESKLSEAISKFEIEQMGRGPEKIRTTIFQDLIIIRLKGFLSVSEKRLAQNKDGIELIKKVRTALFENARNELEEAVKSVIDVNIISTYSDVSTKTGEKIIGIVVDQNIEENLID, from the coding sequence ATGACAAAAGGACAAATTGAATCGAAGTTAAGCGAAGCAATTAGTAAGTTTGAAATTGAACAGATGGGAAGAGGACCAGAGAAAATCAGAACGACTATCTTTCAGGATTTGATTATTATCAGACTAAAAGGATTTCTTAGTGTATCAGAGAAAAGACTCGCTCAAAATAAGGACGGTATTGAATTAATAAAAAAAGTAAGAACGGCCTTGTTTGAAAATGCACGTAACGAATTGGAAGAGGCTGTTAAGTCCGTTATAGATGTTAATATAATAAGCACGTATTCAGATGTGAGCACCAAAACAGGTGAAAAGATTATTGGCATCGTTGTTGATCAGAATATTGAAGAAAATTTAATCGATTAA
- a CDS encoding LysM peptidoglycan-binding domain-containing protein, with protein MNTKLSKFNVVLSLVLLSFLLFTLPVTAASSSYITKGNTSAKTVALTFDDGSDGKNITKILQTLKSNNIKATFFITGKAAENHPLWIKSIVTNGHDVGNHSYSHPDFTKISATQIKIELDKAEAAIKKASGKTTKPYFRAPFGAVNNTMLQAVGNAGYSKTIGWTIDTVDWKGVSSSAITTKVVNNATPGMIILMHVGEGATGTPGSLQSMITQLKAKGYQFVTISQMLNNTTTSGPTTHANQYVVKKGDTLYSIAKSYGLTAQQIMTANKLTNANLIMIGQVLTIPTTTYTVKSGDTLTKIAGAHGITLQQLLSVNTISNPNLIKIGQILKIPAKSSTTTPTKPTVPTTVKYTVKKGDTLYAIAKKYGVTVQQLVSVNKLLNANMISIGQVLTIPK; from the coding sequence ATGAATACGAAATTATCTAAATTCAATGTCGTGCTTTCATTGGTTCTGTTGTCTTTTTTACTTTTCACTTTGCCGGTTACAGCGGCTAGCTCAAGCTATATCACTAAAGGAAACACGTCAGCTAAAACAGTTGCGTTGACATTTGATGATGGTTCAGATGGGAAAAATATCACTAAGATTCTTCAGACGTTAAAATCAAATAATATTAAAGCGACTTTTTTCATCACAGGGAAAGCTGCAGAAAACCATCCTCTGTGGATCAAATCGATTGTAACCAACGGTCATGATGTAGGAAATCATTCTTATTCTCATCCAGATTTCACAAAAATATCAGCTACACAAATTAAGATAGAACTAGATAAAGCAGAAGCAGCTATCAAAAAAGCTTCCGGGAAAACAACTAAACCCTACTTCCGTGCCCCTTTTGGTGCAGTTAATAACACGATGCTGCAAGCAGTAGGAAATGCAGGATATTCTAAAACAATTGGCTGGACGATTGACACGGTTGACTGGAAAGGTGTTTCTTCAAGTGCAATCACGACAAAAGTGGTTAATAATGCTACACCAGGTATGATTATTTTGATGCACGTAGGGGAAGGTGCTACTGGTACACCAGGATCTTTACAATCTATGATTACCCAATTGAAAGCAAAAGGCTATCAATTTGTGACCATTAGTCAAATGCTAAATAATACGACTACATCAGGACCAACAACTCATGCTAATCAGTATGTTGTTAAAAAAGGCGATACCTTATATAGCATCGCTAAATCTTATGGTCTGACTGCTCAGCAGATAATGACGGCCAATAAATTGACGAATGCAAACCTAATAATGATTGGTCAAGTATTAACCATTCCAACTACAACGTATACAGTCAAATCTGGTGACACACTAACGAAAATTGCTGGGGCTCATGGCATTACACTTCAGCAACTCTTATCAGTCAATACTATTTCTAATCCCAATCTGATAAAAATTGGACAAATTCTAAAAATACCCGCAAAAAGCAGCACAACAACGCCCACTAAGCCGACTGTCCCAACGACAGTGAAATATACCGTTAAAAAAGGCGACACGTTATATGCGATTGCTAAAAAGTATGGCGTAACCGTTCAACAACTAGTATCCGTTAATAAATTACTGAATGCGAATATGATTAGTATTGGTCAAGTGTTAACGATTCCAAAATGA
- a CDS encoding VOC family protein yields MKIEHIAIWSPDIERLKDFYSTYFGAVSNSIYQNTTTGFTSYFLTFKEGTRLEIMNKNGILSVEPSNQQYMGYCHLAMSVGTEVEVIRLTKQLGKDGYRILGEPRTTGDGYFESVVADPDGNRIEMTC; encoded by the coding sequence ATGAAGATAGAACATATAGCCATTTGGTCACCAGATATTGAAAGGCTGAAAGATTTTTATAGTACCTACTTTGGTGCGGTATCCAATTCAATTTACCAAAATACGACAACCGGTTTTACTTCCTATTTCTTAACATTTAAAGAAGGAACAAGACTTGAAATCATGAATAAGAATGGTATTTTGTCAGTTGAACCATCAAACCAACAGTATATGGGTTATTGTCATTTAGCTATGAGTGTTGGAACAGAGGTTGAAGTGATAAGATTGACAAAACAATTAGGAAAAGACGGTTATCGCATCCTTGGAGAACCTAGAACGACAGGGGATGGTTACTTTGAAAGTGTCGTTGCAGATCCAGATGGAAATAGAATTGAAATGACCTGTTAA
- a CDS encoding arsenate reductase ArsC, with the protein MKTTVAFVCVHNSCRSQMAEGWAKKLGSDILEVYSAGTENYPEVKPLAVEVMEEAGVDMSGHKPKLLSDIPAELDILITMGCNVECPFVPNKQREDWGLDDPSGGPIEDFRETSKLIEEKVKELILRVKNGEW; encoded by the coding sequence ATGAAAACAACAGTCGCATTTGTCTGTGTTCATAATTCATGTCGATCACAAATGGCAGAAGGATGGGCAAAAAAACTAGGAAGTGACATTTTAGAAGTGTACTCTGCAGGGACAGAAAATTATCCGGAAGTAAAACCATTGGCAGTAGAAGTGATGGAAGAAGCAGGAGTAGATATGAGCGGTCATAAACCAAAGTTGTTATCAGATATTCCAGCAGAGTTGGATATTCTAATAACGATGGGGTGTAATGTCGAGTGTCCATTTGTTCCCAATAAACAGAGAGAAGACTGGGGACTTGATGATCCTTCAGGAGGACCGATTGAAGATTTTAGAGAAACAAGTAAATTAATAGAAGAAAAAGTAAAAGAGTTAATCCTTAGAGTGAAAAATGGAGAATGGTAA
- a CDS encoding L-lactate MFS transporter → MIQSIKRINKGEKEQGRWIYVVLGIIIMMFLGTVYSYSVFRLSLEEIYNIGSAESGIPYMTALAFYALFMFLTGKYLERYNPRTIILVGGSLVSLGWILSSFANNIVLLTITYGCIGGAGVGIAYGVPMTVVAKWFPEKKGLAVGMVLIGFGLSPLITAPLASALVEQYDVLTAFLILGVGFGIILPFLSYPFKYPSKIEHQNKKNSSIVHYSPENFATKEMMQSKSFKGLYLNFIIGTMIGLMLIGITTNVGVEFIGIEPHKVVQLVAIFAIFNGLGRPIFGWLTDRFTSKKAMLFSYSLIILSAALLIIAGQNNQMIYILSFSIFWFNMGGWLAIAPVSTLRLYGIKNYSQNYGLVFTAYGIGAITGVSSSGLLLDSLNNYYSVFYYVIALSILGIVITMKLISNEN, encoded by the coding sequence ATGATACAAAGTATAAAGAGGATAAATAAAGGAGAGAAAGAGCAGGGTAGGTGGATCTATGTAGTTCTAGGTATTATTATCATGATGTTTTTAGGAACGGTTTATTCTTACAGTGTATTTAGGCTTTCATTAGAGGAAATTTATAACATTGGATCAGCTGAAAGTGGAATACCATATATGACAGCATTGGCTTTCTACGCACTTTTTATGTTTCTGACCGGTAAATATTTGGAGCGGTATAATCCTCGAACGATTATTTTAGTAGGTGGATCTCTTGTTTCATTAGGCTGGATTCTGTCGTCATTTGCAAATAATATTGTCCTATTAACAATTACATATGGGTGTATTGGTGGGGCCGGTGTTGGAATTGCATACGGGGTTCCAATGACAGTTGTAGCGAAGTGGTTTCCAGAGAAAAAAGGTTTGGCGGTAGGGATGGTATTAATTGGATTTGGGCTATCCCCTCTTATTACTGCCCCGCTTGCTAGCGCATTAGTGGAACAATACGATGTATTGACTGCATTTCTTATTTTGGGTGTAGGATTTGGGATCATTTTACCTTTTCTATCTTACCCTTTTAAATACCCATCAAAGATAGAACATCAGAACAAGAAGAATAGTTCGATAGTTCACTATAGTCCGGAAAATTTCGCGACAAAGGAAATGATGCAATCAAAAAGTTTTAAAGGCTTATATTTAAACTTCATTATAGGAACAATGATTGGTCTTATGCTAATAGGAATAACTACTAATGTGGGGGTTGAATTTATTGGAATAGAGCCTCATAAAGTTGTTCAATTGGTAGCTATTTTTGCAATTTTTAACGGTTTGGGAAGGCCTATATTTGGATGGCTTACAGATAGATTTACTTCTAAAAAAGCGATGCTATTTTCCTATTCATTGATTATTTTATCAGCAGCTTTATTAATAATAGCAGGTCAAAATAATCAAATGATTTACATCCTATCATTTTCGATTTTTTGGTTCAATATGGGCGGATGGCTTGCAATTGCTCCAGTTTCAACACTTAGATTGTATGGTATAAAAAATTACAGTCAAAATTATGGGTTGGTATTTACAGCATATGGTATTGGAGCAATTACAGGGGTTTCTTCGTCAGGATTATTACTAGATAGTCTAAACAATTATTATTCTGTGTTCTATTATGTCATTGCGTTAAGTATCCTGGGAATTGTGATAACTATGAAACTAATTAGCAACGAAAATTAA
- a CDS encoding DUF1801 domain-containing protein — protein MQYEAKDVEDYIRQLPEDRKDPIEKLRQTIIDNLPEGFEETIIYGMIGYVVPHSIYPAGYHVDPKLPLSFIHLASQKNNISLYHSGIYLFPEILEWFQKEYPKHVKTKLDMGKSCIRFKNMNTIPYDLIGELCRKITLEDYLTQNHL, from the coding sequence ATGCAATATGAAGCAAAAGATGTAGAGGATTATATCCGCCAATTACCAGAAGATAGAAAAGATCCGATAGAAAAACTTAGGCAAACGATTATAGACAATCTTCCTGAAGGATTTGAGGAAACCATTATATATGGCATGATAGGTTATGTTGTCCCTCACAGTATTTATCCAGCTGGCTATCATGTGGATCCAAAATTGCCTCTTAGTTTTATTCATTTAGCTTCACAAAAAAATAATATTTCACTCTATCATTCTGGGATATACTTATTTCCAGAGATTTTAGAATGGTTTCAAAAAGAGTATCCAAAGCATGTTAAAACTAAACTTGATATGGGAAAGAGCTGCATTCGGTTTAAAAATATGAATACAATACCCTATGATTTAATTGGAGAACTGTGTAGAAAAATAACTTTAGAAGACTATCTAACCCAAAATCATTTATAG
- a CDS encoding LysR family transcriptional regulator encodes MFILNSKRSQIKGDFLWILNNFTIIVESKFNISAASKIIHVSQPALSQMIATFEKEQKVSLFERAHGRLQGLSLAGELLYTYAKEITEKHNQLMEEIQSQSNQLRGHINVWYASNKSNPPVNATTPAANGATHIIEKPK; translated from the coding sequence TTGTTTATCCTTAATAGCAAACGTTCTCAAATAAAAGGGGATTTCTTATGGATATTAAACAACTTCACTATTATTGTAGAATCCAAATTTAATATTTCTGCTGCCTCGAAAATCATACATGTTTCTCAACCCGCTTTAAGTCAAATGATTGCGACTTTTGAAAAAGAACAAAAAGTCTCTTTATTTGAACGAGCTCATGGAAGGTTACAAGGACTTAGTTTAGCTGGGGAGCTTTTATATACTTATGCTAAAGAAATTACAGAAAAACATAATCAGTTGATGGAAGAAATTCAAAGCCAAAGCAATCAATTACGTGGCCATATAAACGTTTGGTATGCGTCAAATAAATCTAATCCTCCCGTTAATGCAACCACTCCGGCTGCTAACGGAGCAACCCATATAATTGAAAAACCTAAATAG